In one window of Frigoriglobus tundricola DNA:
- a CDS encoding DUF3455 domain-containing protein translates to MMRMLRATGLLAALVALSARVAGGDAPAVPKEIAVPAGYARVLTLHAKGVQIYKSVAGKDGKLKWELEAPLADLADDKGARVGHHFGAPTLGVPAWEANDGSRLVRDKAEDVKSAPAKKPETDIPWLLVRVKSDDGSPGVLAKAVYVQRIQTEGGKAPADAPKRADTRIGVPYTATYVFYARAE, encoded by the coding sequence ATGATGCGGATGCTCAGAGCAACGGGGTTACTGGCGGCGCTGGTCGCGCTGTCGGCGCGCGTGGCGGGTGGGGACGCGCCCGCGGTTCCGAAGGAGATTGCGGTCCCTGCCGGGTACGCGCGCGTTCTGACCCTCCACGCGAAGGGCGTGCAGATCTACAAATCGGTCGCGGGCAAGGACGGGAAACTCAAGTGGGAACTGGAGGCGCCCCTGGCGGACCTGGCCGATGACAAGGGCGCGCGGGTCGGCCACCACTTCGGCGCACCGACGCTCGGCGTTCCGGCGTGGGAAGCGAACGACGGCAGCCGACTGGTACGGGACAAGGCGGAAGATGTGAAGTCGGCCCCGGCGAAGAAGCCCGAAACCGACATCCCCTGGCTCCTCGTGCGTGTGAAGTCCGACGACGGGAGCCCGGGAGTGCTTGCTAAAGCGGTTTACGTCCAGCGCATTCAAACCGAAGGCGGGAAGGCACCGGCCGACGCCCCCAAACGCGCGGACACGCGAATCGGGGTGCCCTACACTGCGACCTACGTGTTTTACGCACGCGCGGAGTGA
- a CDS encoding DUF1501 domain-containing protein has product MPAPFRNCPGPNRRDVLRFGSVAVASTALGPLTAHQSRAADHTTNDPAVIFVWLPGGPPHQDTFDMKPDAPAEYRGAFNPIRTNVPGIDVCEHLPQLAKVADRFAVVRSIAHAFADHGGGHKRFLTGRDPKEPTGFVNDHPMVGSMVAEVLKGKRAPVPNYVSIVDGGRQQIDVFSFGSAYLGPQSHPLFVVGDPADAKFEVRNLSLLPGTEDKLKDRLGLLDTFDRPLTGPDLAGRAEGMTAARGRALDLIGTDTAKTAFDLTKESAKTRERYGMHRYGQRALMARRLVERGASWVTLVLENATPPGVGLMKDHCYNWDSHAVNCHIFEDTRYKLGFLDQAVSALIEDLYTRGLNKRVLLVVTGEFGRTPRLEYDKATGRPGRDHWPQAQSVLVSGACKTGITVGSTTAKAEVPKDRPLTPNDLWATVFRHLDIDYNRTSFLDGTGRPMPMLPHGEVISELV; this is encoded by the coding sequence GTGCCCGCCCCATTCCGCAACTGCCCCGGCCCGAACCGCCGGGACGTGCTCCGTTTCGGATCGGTCGCGGTGGCGTCCACCGCCCTCGGACCGCTCACCGCGCACCAATCACGAGCCGCGGACCACACGACCAACGACCCGGCCGTGATCTTCGTCTGGCTCCCGGGCGGACCGCCCCACCAGGACACGTTCGACATGAAGCCGGACGCCCCGGCCGAGTACCGCGGGGCGTTCAACCCCATCCGGACGAACGTGCCCGGTATCGACGTCTGCGAGCACCTCCCGCAGTTGGCGAAGGTCGCCGACCGGTTCGCCGTCGTCCGGTCGATCGCGCACGCGTTCGCCGACCACGGGGGCGGGCACAAGCGGTTCCTCACCGGCCGCGACCCGAAGGAGCCGACCGGCTTCGTCAACGACCACCCGATGGTCGGGTCGATGGTCGCGGAGGTGCTGAAGGGGAAGAGGGCGCCGGTGCCGAACTACGTCTCGATCGTGGACGGCGGCCGGCAGCAGATCGACGTGTTCAGCTTCGGCTCGGCGTACCTCGGCCCGCAGTCGCACCCGCTGTTCGTCGTCGGCGACCCGGCCGACGCCAAGTTCGAGGTGCGGAACCTGTCGCTGCTGCCGGGCACCGAGGACAAGCTGAAGGACCGCCTGGGGCTGCTCGACACCTTCGACCGCCCGCTGACCGGCCCGGACCTCGCCGGGCGCGCCGAAGGCATGACCGCCGCACGCGGGCGGGCGCTGGACCTGATCGGCACCGACACCGCGAAGACCGCGTTCGACCTCACGAAGGAGTCGGCGAAGACCCGCGAGCGGTACGGGATGCACCGCTACGGCCAGCGCGCCCTCATGGCCCGGCGCCTCGTCGAGCGCGGGGCCTCGTGGGTCACGCTGGTGCTGGAGAACGCCACCCCGCCGGGCGTGGGCCTGATGAAGGACCACTGCTACAACTGGGACTCGCACGCGGTCAACTGCCACATCTTCGAGGACACGAGGTACAAGCTCGGGTTCCTCGACCAGGCCGTCTCCGCGCTGATCGAAGACCTCTACACGCGCGGTTTAAACAAGCGGGTGCTGCTGGTGGTGACGGGCGAGTTCGGGCGCACGCCGCGGCTCGAATACGACAAGGCGACCGGCCGACCGGGTCGCGACCACTGGCCGCAGGCGCAGTCGGTGCTGGTGAGCGGGGCGTGCAAGACCGGCATTACGGTCGGCAGCACCACCGCGAAGGCAGAAGTACCGAAGGACCGGCCGCTGACGCCGAACGACCTGTGGGCGACGGTGTTCCGGCACCTCGACATCGACTACAACCGCACCAGCTTCCTCGACGGGACCGGGCGCCCGATGCCGATGCTCCCGCACGGAGAGGTGATCAGCGAGTTGGTGTGA
- a CDS encoding DUF1501 domain-containing protein — MSRTPLAPSRRAVLRVGGASLLGLSFPQFLAAADSPKAKHKARAKAVIFLHQWGGPGQHETFDPKPDAPDNVRGWYGATKTKLPGVIFGERIPKIAAMADKLTVVRCMQHTMKNHNSAGYYSLTGVAPPTDDQRLRDSLELFPAYGSIVDKLLPAPKGVATFVAYPHVIADGSITPGQHASFLGKGHAPLFVNQDPNRADFRLPELTLPSDLSVERLESRKDILKLIDDQSDLLETSLVAQGLDESYQKAVAMLTSPRFKQAFDLSKESEKTRAAYGRTTYGQGCLLARRVVEAGAKFVNVYFSRAIGGKGQGWDYHGFNKESVPDRLNELLPMTDQTLPALITDLEERGMLDDTLVVWVGEFGRTPKISSNGGRDHWPQCYCAVLAGGGTKKGYVYGASDKLGAYATVGQARPEDLAATMFEALGIDPEAEIRDKLNRPLPVSRGKPIGELCA; from the coding sequence GTGTCTCGCACCCCTCTTGCTCCTTCCCGGCGCGCCGTCCTCCGCGTCGGCGGGGCGTCGCTCCTCGGGCTGTCGTTCCCCCAGTTCCTCGCGGCCGCCGATTCGCCGAAGGCCAAACACAAGGCCCGCGCGAAGGCCGTCATCTTCCTGCACCAGTGGGGCGGGCCGGGGCAACACGAAACGTTCGACCCCAAGCCCGACGCCCCGGACAACGTCCGCGGCTGGTACGGCGCGACCAAAACCAAACTGCCCGGCGTCATCTTCGGGGAGCGCATCCCGAAGATCGCCGCAATGGCCGACAAGCTCACCGTCGTGCGCTGCATGCAGCACACGATGAAGAACCACAACTCCGCCGGGTACTACAGCCTCACCGGCGTCGCCCCGCCCACCGACGACCAGCGCCTGCGCGACTCGCTCGAACTGTTCCCGGCGTACGGCTCGATCGTGGACAAGCTCCTCCCGGCGCCCAAGGGCGTGGCCACGTTCGTCGCGTACCCGCACGTCATCGCCGACGGGTCCATCACCCCCGGCCAGCACGCGAGCTTCCTCGGCAAGGGGCACGCGCCGCTGTTCGTGAACCAGGACCCGAACAGGGCCGACTTCCGGCTGCCCGAACTCACGCTGCCGAGCGACCTGAGCGTCGAGCGGTTGGAGAGCCGCAAGGACATCCTGAAGCTGATCGACGACCAGAGCGACCTGCTCGAAACGTCGCTCGTCGCGCAGGGGCTGGACGAGAGCTACCAGAAGGCGGTGGCGATGCTCACCAGCCCGCGCTTCAAGCAGGCGTTCGACCTCTCCAAGGAGAGCGAGAAGACCCGCGCCGCCTACGGCCGCACCACCTACGGCCAGGGCTGCCTGCTCGCGCGGCGCGTGGTCGAGGCCGGGGCGAAGTTTGTGAACGTGTACTTCTCGCGTGCCATCGGCGGCAAGGGACAGGGGTGGGACTACCACGGCTTTAACAAAGAGAGCGTTCCGGACCGGCTGAACGAACTGCTACCGATGACCGACCAAACGCTCCCGGCACTGATCACCGATCTCGAAGAGCGCGGGATGCTGGACGACACACTCGTGGTGTGGGTGGGCGAGTTCGGCCGCACGCCGAAGATCAGCTCCAACGGCGGCCGCGACCACTGGCCGCAGTGCTACTGCGCGGTGCTGGCCGGCGGCGGCACGAAGAAGGGCTACGTGTACGGGGCGAGCGACAAGCTCGGCGCCTACGCGACCGTGGGGCAGGCGCGGCCGGAGGACCTCGCGGCCACCATGTTCGAGGCGCTCGGCATCGACCCGGAGGCGGAGATTCGCGACAAGCTCAACCGGCCCCTGCCGGTCTCCCGCGGCAAACCGATCGGTGAATTGTGCGCGTGA
- a CDS encoding alpha/beta hydrolase, with product MLSRFLLVTLFVSAGAQSAGAQPAASFTRTEDVIYGRKFGTALTMDVFAPKEKANGKGIVWCVSGGWYSSKDWVNAAAARAFLDRGYTVFAVVHGSQPKYTIPEVLEDMHRAVRYIRANAAKYHIDPDKLGITGGSAGGHLSLMQGCAPKEGNPEATDPVERQSSKIAAVACYYPPTDFLNYGKEGGYALGTGTLKDFKAPFDFHEFDKKTNSFVAVTDETKRREIAKQISPVYFVTKDSAPALIIHGDADTLVPIQQAEVIIAKFKDNNVPCELAVRKGAGHGGPQFANDGKTLADWFDKYLLEKK from the coding sequence ATGCTCTCCCGTTTCTTGCTCGTCACCCTCTTCGTGAGTGCCGGCGCGCAATCGGCCGGCGCGCAACCGGCTGCCAGCTTCACCCGCACGGAAGACGTGATCTACGGGCGCAAGTTCGGCACCGCACTCACGATGGACGTGTTCGCACCCAAGGAGAAAGCGAACGGGAAGGGAATCGTCTGGTGCGTGTCCGGCGGGTGGTATTCCAGTAAGGACTGGGTCAACGCCGCCGCCGCGAGGGCGTTCCTCGATCGCGGCTACACCGTGTTCGCGGTGGTTCACGGCAGCCAGCCCAAGTACACGATCCCCGAAGTCCTGGAGGACATGCACCGCGCCGTGCGGTACATCCGGGCCAACGCCGCGAAGTACCACATCGACCCCGACAAGCTCGGGATCACCGGCGGGTCCGCGGGCGGGCACCTCTCACTCATGCAGGGCTGTGCCCCCAAGGAGGGCAACCCCGAGGCGACCGATCCCGTCGAGCGGCAGTCGTCGAAGATCGCGGCGGTCGCGTGCTACTACCCGCCGACCGACTTCCTCAATTACGGCAAGGAGGGGGGGTACGCACTGGGCACCGGCACCCTGAAGGACTTCAAGGCGCCGTTCGACTTCCACGAGTTCGACAAGAAGACCAACTCGTTCGTGGCGGTGACCGACGAAACGAAGCGCCGCGAGATCGCCAAACAGATCTCGCCGGTGTACTTCGTGACGAAGGACTCCGCGCCCGCCCTCATCATCCACGGCGACGCCGATACCCTCGTCCCCATTCAACAGGCCGAGGTGATTATCGCGAAGTTCAAAGACAACAACGTGCCGTGCGAACTCGCGGTGCGGAAGGGCGCCGGCCACGGCGGCCCGCAGTTCGCCAACGACGGAAAGACGCTGGCCGACTGGTTCGATAAATATCTGCTGGAGAAGAAGTGA
- a CDS encoding DUF1640 domain-containing protein: MAVATFDTLKFANTLKAGVPPAQAEAEAQAFAEVVQLNLKELVTKDDLAAATKELKQEITDAKNVAKQDLKDAEQRLNSKIDNATAELKVQLAQVKGELVLIRWMLGVTVGGIVAILIRLFLMRGPIS, encoded by the coding sequence ATGGCCGTTGCCACGTTCGATACGCTCAAGTTCGCGAACACGCTGAAGGCCGGTGTTCCGCCCGCGCAAGCCGAAGCTGAAGCGCAGGCTTTCGCCGAAGTGGTGCAACTCAACTTGAAAGAGTTGGTCACCAAAGACGATTTAGCGGCCGCAACGAAGGAACTAAAACAGGAGATCACGGACGCGAAGAATGTGGCCAAACAAGACCTCAAAGACGCGGAACAGCGGCTCAACTCGAAGATCGACAACGCCACGGCTGAACTGAAGGTTCAACTCGCCCAGGTGAAGGGCGAGTTGGTGCTCATACGATGGATGCTCGGTGTCACCGTCGGCGGCATCGTGGCCATCCTGATCCGGCTCTTTTTGATGCGCGGGCCAATTTCGTAA
- a CDS encoding NAD-dependent epimerase/dehydratase family protein yields MNYFVTGGAGFIGSNLVDRLLAAGHHVTAYDNFSTGQRPFLADALANPRFALVEGDLLDAPALKRAVAGHDLVFHLAANADVRFGTEHPDRDLQQNTIATFNVLEAMRVNGVKRIGFSSTGSVYGEAEVFPTPEAAPFPVQTSLYAASKVAGEALISAYAHGFGFQAFIFRFVSILGERYTHGHVFDFYAKLRANPHAIQVLGDGKQRKSYLYVQDCIDAIFTVVEKATGPVNVVNLGADEYCQVDDSLGWICARLGLSPKVNHTGGTRGWIGDSPFIFLDTAKLKSLGWRQKLSIRDAVIRTLDYLRANPWVLESRAAA; encoded by the coding sequence ATGAATTATTTCGTCACCGGCGGTGCCGGGTTCATCGGCAGCAACCTCGTGGACCGGCTCCTCGCCGCCGGCCACCACGTGACCGCGTACGACAACTTCAGCACGGGCCAGCGCCCGTTCCTCGCCGACGCGCTCGCGAACCCGCGGTTCGCGCTCGTCGAGGGCGACCTGCTCGACGCCCCGGCGCTCAAGCGGGCCGTGGCCGGGCACGACCTCGTGTTCCACCTCGCGGCCAACGCCGACGTCCGGTTCGGCACCGAGCACCCGGACCGCGACCTGCAGCAGAACACGATCGCCACCTTCAACGTGCTCGAGGCGATGCGCGTCAACGGCGTCAAGCGGATCGGCTTCTCGTCCACCGGGTCGGTGTACGGCGAGGCCGAGGTGTTTCCGACGCCGGAAGCGGCCCCGTTCCCGGTCCAGACGAGCCTGTACGCCGCGAGCAAGGTGGCCGGCGAGGCCCTGATCTCCGCGTACGCGCACGGGTTCGGGTTCCAGGCCTTCATCTTCCGGTTCGTGTCCATCCTGGGCGAGCGGTACACGCACGGCCACGTGTTCGACTTCTACGCCAAACTGCGCGCCAACCCGCACGCCATTCAGGTGCTCGGGGACGGCAAGCAGCGGAAGAGCTACCTGTACGTTCAGGACTGCATCGACGCCATCTTCACCGTCGTGGAGAAGGCGACCGGGCCGGTGAACGTGGTGAACCTGGGCGCCGACGAGTACTGCCAGGTGGACGACTCGCTCGGCTGGATCTGCGCCCGCCTCGGGCTCAGTCCCAAGGTGAACCACACCGGCGGCACGCGCGGGTGGATCGGCGACAGCCCGTTCATCTTCCTCGACACGGCCAAACTCAAGTCGCTCGGCTGGCGGCAGAAGCTGAGCATCCGCGACGCGGTGATCCGCACGCTCGACTACCTCCGGGCCAACCCGTGGGTGCTGGAATCGCGGGCGGCGGCGTGA
- a CDS encoding class I SAM-dependent methyltransferase — translation MTPPAVPGTFNQAQYDDFLAKSGDVYARTKYEVLLRWLRGRGPQRVINAGCGSGELSNLLAAAGHRVVGIDPDPTYIKLARDRAGDRFPDSTFVVSSIEDYDGPGGFDAAVSTDVLEHIEDDRTAFDRMVQLVRPGGAVLVTVPAGQWLFGYHDEQLGHYRRYNKRAVRRLVSDTCTVRKLRYFGGTLIPVCLAYSKWLRKPYPLAKVGGGTSLVSRVLNTMLAAERRVPLPLGTSVLLCAERKAAAGAAAPARHPATQRRAA, via the coding sequence GTGACGCCCCCAGCCGTGCCGGGTACGTTCAACCAGGCTCAGTACGACGACTTCCTCGCCAAATCCGGGGACGTGTACGCCCGCACGAAATACGAAGTGCTGCTCCGGTGGCTCCGCGGGCGGGGCCCCCAGCGGGTCATCAACGCCGGGTGCGGGTCCGGCGAGCTGTCGAACCTGTTGGCCGCCGCCGGCCACCGGGTCGTTGGCATCGATCCGGACCCGACGTACATCAAACTCGCCCGCGACCGGGCCGGGGACCGGTTCCCCGACAGCACGTTCGTGGTGTCCTCGATCGAGGACTACGACGGGCCGGGCGGCTTCGACGCGGCCGTCTCCACCGACGTGCTGGAGCACATCGAGGACGACCGGACCGCGTTCGACCGGATGGTCCAACTGGTGCGGCCGGGCGGGGCGGTGCTGGTCACCGTGCCCGCCGGGCAGTGGCTGTTCGGCTACCACGACGAGCAGCTCGGCCACTACCGCCGGTACAACAAGCGGGCCGTGCGCCGCCTCGTGTCGGACACGTGCACGGTCCGGAAGCTGCGGTATTTCGGCGGCACGCTGATCCCGGTGTGCCTCGCGTACAGCAAGTGGCTGCGGAAGCCGTACCCGCTCGCGAAAGTGGGCGGCGGCACCTCACTCGTGTCCCGCGTACTCAACACGATGCTGGCCGCGGAGCGCCGGGTCCCGCTCCCGCTCGGCACCAGCGTTCTGCTGTGCGCCGAGCGCAAGGCCGCCGCCGGGGCGGCCGCACCCGCGAGGCACCCCGCGACGCAACGGAGGGCGGCATGA
- a CDS encoding ARPP-1 family domain-containing protein, translated as MNASRFAVGLVGLGLAGLWYFAGGAQPLPASQAAEPPRVAAPLAHENLSVYFVYAADALPDAKVMSLSEALERELAIVHETSNVNVLAVENLSPDHELFVQSGDIVKGGKQDRMAAADMLLPPKSGVVAMRAHCVEQGRWTGRGTEDARQFKSSVKCAVGNEMKIANYSGHQSGVWQTVSENQNKLNATLQTTVNAAASPTSFQLTLEAPAVEAKVAEYEAALTPAADRDGVVGVVFVVNGKVTGAEVYGSSALFRKAWPKLLNAAAVEAVRDRTDKLTAAPPSAREVERFLAYGATAEPAARGENQVNNESPNAPALNLAASRSAASVNFYPPARGLVVNANEQVVQATDNVTNGQPQFRRTGRVNIEGNDTTGIRLYRNPLPALPSPLAEPAPQAARPVTPSLPAIALANGTNMNRDAAPQLQAPPAVDGNRLSSSLTENSSTLMVESRDPARQNAVIHRSYLKK; from the coding sequence ATGAACGCGTCCCGTTTCGCCGTCGGTCTCGTCGGCCTGGGCCTCGCCGGGCTGTGGTACTTCGCCGGGGGCGCGCAACCGCTCCCCGCCTCTCAGGCCGCGGAACCGCCTCGTGTGGCGGCCCCCCTGGCGCACGAAAACCTGAGCGTCTACTTCGTGTACGCGGCCGATGCCCTGCCGGACGCGAAGGTGATGAGCCTGAGTGAAGCGCTGGAGCGCGAACTCGCGATCGTCCACGAGACCAGCAACGTGAACGTCCTCGCGGTGGAGAACCTGTCGCCGGACCACGAACTGTTCGTCCAGTCGGGCGACATCGTGAAGGGCGGTAAGCAGGACCGCATGGCCGCGGCCGACATGCTCCTGCCGCCGAAGTCGGGCGTGGTGGCGATGCGGGCGCACTGCGTCGAGCAGGGCCGCTGGACCGGGCGCGGGACCGAGGACGCGCGGCAGTTCAAGTCGTCCGTCAAGTGCGCCGTCGGCAACGAAATGAAGATCGCGAACTACAGCGGCCATCAGAGCGGCGTCTGGCAAACGGTGAGCGAGAACCAGAACAAGCTGAACGCCACCCTCCAGACCACGGTGAACGCGGCGGCGTCGCCGACCAGTTTCCAGCTCACCCTGGAAGCGCCCGCGGTCGAGGCGAAGGTGGCCGAGTACGAGGCCGCGCTGACGCCCGCCGCCGACCGCGACGGCGTGGTGGGAGTGGTGTTCGTGGTGAACGGGAAGGTGACGGGGGCGGAGGTGTACGGCTCGTCCGCGCTGTTCCGCAAGGCGTGGCCGAAGCTGCTGAACGCCGCGGCGGTCGAAGCCGTGCGGGATCGCACCGACAAGTTGACCGCCGCGCCGCCGTCGGCCCGCGAGGTCGAGCGGTTCCTCGCCTACGGCGCGACCGCCGAACCGGCCGCGAGGGGCGAAAACCAGGTGAACAACGAATCGCCGAACGCGCCCGCCCTCAACCTTGCGGCATCTCGATCCGCGGCATCGGTCAACTTCTATCCGCCGGCTCGGGGCCTTGTCGTGAACGCCAACGAACAGGTGGTTCAAGCCACTGACAACGTTACAAACGGCCAGCCCCAATTCCGCCGCACCGGGAGAGTGAACATCGAAGGTAACGATACGACCGGCATTCGTCTGTATCGGAACCCGTTGCCCGCTCTCCCGTCACCGCTCGCCGAGCCGGCGCCTCAAGCGGCTCGACCGGTGACCCCGTCTCTACCCGCGATCGCCCTCGCGAACGGCACCAACATGAACCGGGACGCGGCGCCACAGCTTCAAGCGCCGCCCGCTGTCGATGGTAACCGCCTCAGCAGTAGCCTCACCGAGAACAGCTCGACGCTGATGGTGGAGTCGCGCGACCCGGCCCGGCAGAACGCGGTCATCCACCGCAGCTACCTCAAGAAGTGA
- a CDS encoding Gfo/Idh/MocA family protein — MLTRRTFLHSAAATAAAPLVISRPAGARAPSEKLTLGFIGIGAMGRGHLGDFLGRSEVEVVAVCDVVKERTENAQQAVEKRYADRTKSGTYKGVKTFGDFRELLALKGLDAVVIATPDHWHAIPSVLAARAGKHIYCEKPLTQNLADGRWLADEVKKAKVVFQTGSQQRSEFGGHFRKAVEYVWNGRIGQLKTIRIGVGGPAKPCDLKGEPKPEGTDWDFWLGPAPEREYSSVLCPKGVHGHFPDWRKYQEYAGGQLADMGAHHFDIAQWALGTDTSGPVEVVPPKDPKTGRGLRFVYANGVVMIHDAFEKGKDGKELRSDCVFEGTEGIILVSRGGIRSLPDTTLKDPIGEREKHVYPSTDHKKNWLECVRSGKETICPAETGHRSASICHLGNIGYRLGRTLKWDPVKETFIDDAAANKELAREPRPKWKI; from the coding sequence ATGCTTACCCGCCGCACGTTCCTCCACTCCGCAGCCGCGACGGCGGCGGCCCCGCTGGTAATCTCGCGCCCGGCCGGCGCCCGCGCGCCCAGCGAAAAACTCACGCTCGGCTTCATCGGTATCGGCGCGATGGGGCGCGGTCACCTCGGCGACTTCCTCGGCCGCAGCGAGGTCGAGGTCGTCGCCGTGTGCGACGTGGTCAAGGAGCGCACCGAGAACGCTCAACAGGCGGTGGAGAAGCGGTACGCCGACCGCACCAAATCCGGCACCTACAAGGGCGTGAAGACCTTCGGCGATTTCCGCGAACTGCTCGCCCTCAAGGGGCTGGACGCGGTCGTCATCGCCACGCCGGACCACTGGCACGCGATCCCCTCCGTACTCGCCGCCCGCGCCGGCAAGCACATCTATTGCGAAAAGCCCCTCACGCAGAACCTCGCGGACGGCCGCTGGCTGGCGGACGAGGTGAAGAAGGCCAAGGTGGTCTTCCAGACCGGCAGCCAACAGCGCAGCGAGTTCGGCGGGCACTTCCGCAAGGCCGTTGAGTACGTGTGGAACGGCCGGATCGGCCAGCTCAAGACGATCCGCATCGGCGTCGGCGGCCCGGCGAAGCCGTGCGACCTCAAGGGCGAGCCCAAGCCCGAAGGCACCGACTGGGACTTCTGGCTCGGGCCGGCGCCGGAGCGCGAGTACAGCTCCGTGCTGTGCCCGAAGGGCGTTCACGGCCACTTCCCCGATTGGCGCAAGTACCAGGAGTACGCCGGCGGCCAACTGGCCGACATGGGCGCGCACCACTTCGACATCGCCCAGTGGGCGCTGGGCACCGACACGAGCGGGCCGGTCGAGGTGGTCCCGCCGAAGGACCCGAAGACCGGCCGCGGGCTGCGCTTCGTCTACGCCAACGGCGTGGTGATGATCCACGACGCGTTCGAGAAGGGGAAGGACGGCAAGGAACTCCGCTCCGACTGCGTGTTCGAGGGCACCGAGGGCATCATCCTCGTCAGCCGCGGCGGCATCCGCAGCCTGCCGGACACGACCCTGAAAGACCCGATCGGGGAGAGGGAGAAGCACGTTTACCCCAGCACCGACCACAAGAAGAACTGGCTGGAGTGCGTGAGGAGCGGCAAGGAAACGATCTGCCCGGCCGAAACGGGCCACCGCTCGGCGAGCATCTGCCACCTGGGGAACATCGGCTACCGCCTCGGCCGCACGCTGAAGTGGGACCCGGTGAAGGAGACGTTCATCGACGACGCGGCGGCGAACAAGGAACTCGCCCGCGAGCCGCGCCCGAAGTGGAAGATCTGA
- a CDS encoding dolichyl-phosphate beta-glucosyltransferase yields the protein MGALPQLSLVVPAFNEVATIQTTLRAIRDYLEPRGTRYELIVAADGTDGTREAAAALAGELPVTVLGAPQRRGKGRGVREGVLAATGDIVGFLDADYKVAIDEIEKVAPWFEQGYDVVIGSRAAAGADIRVRQPWYRRVGSKGFAAVMRPLVGLRGIADTQCGFKFFRAAVARDLFGRQRIDGYMFDVEVLTLAARAGYRIKEVGVKWQDDGDTRLKLVSGNWKNLKDLFRIRFSGRTAA from the coding sequence ATGGGTGCGTTACCGCAACTGAGCTTGGTGGTGCCGGCGTTCAACGAGGTGGCGACGATCCAGACCACGCTGCGCGCGATCCGCGACTACCTGGAGCCGCGCGGCACCCGCTACGAACTGATCGTGGCCGCCGACGGGACCGACGGCACCCGCGAGGCCGCCGCCGCTCTGGCCGGCGAGCTGCCGGTCACGGTGCTGGGCGCGCCCCAGCGCCGGGGCAAGGGCCGCGGCGTCCGCGAGGGCGTGCTGGCGGCCACGGGCGACATCGTCGGGTTCCTCGACGCCGACTACAAGGTCGCCATCGACGAGATCGAGAAGGTGGCCCCCTGGTTCGAGCAGGGGTACGACGTGGTGATCGGCTCGCGGGCCGCCGCCGGGGCCGACATCCGGGTGCGCCAGCCGTGGTACCGGCGGGTCGGGTCCAAGGGGTTCGCGGCGGTGATGCGCCCCCTCGTCGGGCTCCGCGGCATCGCCGACACCCAGTGCGGGTTCAAGTTCTTCCGCGCCGCGGTCGCCCGGGACCTGTTCGGCCGCCAGCGCATCGACGGGTACATGTTCGACGTCGAGGTCCTCACCCTGGCCGCCCGCGCCGGCTACCGCATCAAGGAGGTCGGGGTGAAGTGGCAGGACGACGGCGACACCCGGCTGAAGCTCGTGTCCGGCAACTGGAAGAACCTCAAGGACCTGTTCCGCATCCGCTTCAGCGGCCGGACCGCCGCTTGA